One Chordicoccus furentiruminis DNA window includes the following coding sequences:
- a CDS encoding response regulator transcription factor translates to MSLIYIVEDDTDIQEVENIAMRSSGHETACFGDAESFMKAIGEKQPDLVLLDVMLPDKNGDQIVRELRADRKYHRLPVIMVTAKTAEIDMLRGLDNGADDYICKPFSVMELISRVRALLRRSEPGEMTETILTSGCIRMDIERHRVYVTDKPVLSGDSAAGEGETVELTNREFELLRFLLENQGIVLSRDSILRNVWDTDFEGETRTVDMHIKTLRQKLGSASSQIKTVRGVGYVCQ, encoded by the coding sequence ATGAGTCTCATCTATATTGTGGAGGATGATACGGATATTCAGGAGGTGGAAAATATCGCGATGCGGAGCAGCGGCCACGAGACGGCCTGTTTCGGCGACGCGGAGAGCTTCATGAAGGCGATCGGCGAGAAGCAGCCGGATCTGGTTCTCCTCGATGTCATGCTCCCCGATAAGAACGGGGATCAGATTGTCCGCGAACTGCGCGCGGATCGGAAGTACCACCGTCTCCCCGTCATCATGGTGACGGCGAAGACGGCGGAAATCGATATGCTGCGCGGCCTCGACAACGGCGCGGACGACTATATCTGCAAGCCTTTTTCCGTTATGGAGCTGATCTCGCGGGTGCGGGCCCTGCTGCGGCGCAGCGAACCGGGGGAAATGACGGAGACGATCCTGACCTCCGGCTGCATCCGGATGGATATTGAACGGCACCGTGTGTATGTCACGGATAAGCCTGTCCTCTCGGGCGACAGCGCCGCCGGGGAGGGCGAGACGGTCGAGCTGACGAACCGCGAGTTTGAGCTGTTGAGATTCCTTCTCGAGAATCAGGGGATCGTCCTCTCGCGGGATTCCATTCTCCGGAATGTATGGGATACGGATTTTGAGGGCGAGACACGGACGGTCGATATGCACATCAAGACGCTGCGCCAGAAGCTGGGCAGCGCATCTTCTCAGATCAAGACCGTCCGCGGAGT
- the phoU gene encoding phosphate signaling complex protein PhoU, with product MRRTFDGQLKQLNNELVNMSTMVENAIERAVAALSKGDTKAAERIMEDDSSIDAEQKKIQDLCFDLLIQQQPVARDLRTITAAMNMVTDLERIGDHASDISEITELIANTSYQPHLTFISQMATETTSMLIRAIQSFVDHDQEEARKVIAYDDVIDELFLKARGQIVKQIREGAEDAEEAADLLMVAKYFERIGDHATNVAEWVIYANNDQREKETAV from the coding sequence ATGAGAAGAACGTTTGACGGCCAGCTGAAGCAGCTCAACAATGAGCTGGTCAATATGAGCACGATGGTGGAGAATGCGATCGAGAGGGCGGTTGCGGCATTGTCCAAGGGCGATACGAAGGCAGCGGAGCGGATCATGGAGGATGACAGCAGCATTGACGCGGAGCAGAAGAAGATTCAGGATCTCTGCTTCGATCTGCTGATCCAGCAGCAGCCGGTGGCCCGGGATCTGCGGACGATCACAGCCGCGATGAATATGGTGACGGATCTTGAGCGGATCGGTGACCACGCCTCCGATATATCCGAGATCACGGAGCTGATCGCGAACACCTCTTATCAGCCGCATCTGACCTTCATCTCTCAGATGGCGACCGAGACGACCTCGATGCTGATCCGCGCGATCCAGTCCTTCGTCGATCACGACCAGGAGGAGGCGCGCAAGGTCATCGCCTATGACGACGTGATTGACGAGCTTTTTCTGAAGGCAAGAGGCCAGATCGTCAAGCAGATCCGCGAAGGAGCCGAAGACGCGGAGGAGGCCGCCGATCTGCTGATGGTCGCCAAGTATTTCGAGCGGATCGGGGATCACGCGACGAATGTCGCCGAATGGGTTATCTATGCGAACAATGATCAGCGGGAAAAGGAAACGGCGGTCTGA
- the pstB gene encoding phosphate ABC transporter ATP-binding protein PstB yields MENESNTKISVTNLNLYYGENHALKNVSMKIRNRAVTAFIGPSGCGKSTFLRTLNRMNDLVDGVKITGRVDLDGEDIYGSNVDTTLLRKKVGMVFQQPNPFPMSIYDNIAYGPRVHGIKDRARLDEIVERSLKGAAIFDEVKDRLKKSALGLSGGQQQRLCIARALAVEPEVLLMDEPTSALDPISTLKVEELMEDLKKKYTVAVVTHNMQQAARVADDTAFFLVGEVIEKGPTKELFSYPKDKRTEDYITGRFG; encoded by the coding sequence ATGGAAAACGAGAGCAATACCAAGATCAGCGTCACGAATCTGAACCTGTACTACGGCGAAAATCATGCGCTGAAGAACGTCAGCATGAAGATCCGGAATCGCGCGGTCACGGCCTTCATCGGCCCGTCCGGCTGCGGGAAGTCTACCTTCCTGCGCACACTCAACCGGATGAACGATCTGGTGGACGGCGTGAAGATCACCGGCAGGGTGGATCTCGACGGGGAGGATATCTACGGCAGCAATGTGGACACGACACTTCTCCGCAAGAAGGTCGGCATGGTCTTCCAGCAGCCGAATCCGTTCCCGATGAGCATCTATGACAACATTGCCTACGGCCCGAGAGTGCACGGCATCAAAGACCGGGCGCGGCTCGATGAGATCGTCGAGCGGAGCTTAAAAGGCGCGGCGATTTTCGATGAGGTGAAGGACCGTCTGAAGAAATCAGCGCTGGGGCTCTCCGGCGGTCAGCAGCAGCGTCTCTGCATCGCCCGCGCGCTGGCCGTGGAGCCGGAGGTGCTGCTGATGGACGAGCCGACCTCGGCGCTGGACCCGATCTCCACTCTCAAGGTGGAGGAGCTGATGGAGGATCTTAAAAAGAAGTATACTGTTGCCGTCGTCACGCACAACATGCAGCAGGCAGCCCGGGTGGCCGACGACACCGCGTTTTTCCTGGTGGGCGAGGTGATCGAGAAGGGGCCGACAAAAGAGCTTTTCTCCTATCCGAAGGATAAGAGAACCGAGGACTATATCACAGGGAGGTTTGGCTGA
- the pstA gene encoding phosphate ABC transporter permease PstA, translating into MTDGAALAVDLPVERKITHRKIHPKDNALMAAIYASAGLAVAILVGIIGYVLVKGVSVVNWSFLTSVTSQLKGTVGIAGNIVNTLYIIVMTMMIATPIGLGAAVYLNEYAKPGKLVTAIEFATETLAGIPSIIFGLFGMVFFGQTLKLGYSLWTGALTLVLMVLPLITRNTQEALRTVPDSYRQGAIGLGAGKWHLIHTILIPSAMPGILTGVILAIGRIVGESAALLFTAGSAKLLPHGITNLFTKTMESGGTLTIELYLSMSKGQYNIAFGSAVVLLVIVLAINLLARYLTKKFDLSRMA; encoded by the coding sequence ATGACGGACGGCGCCGCACTGGCGGTCGATCTTCCGGTCGAACGGAAAATCACACACAGGAAAATTCATCCGAAGGACAATGCGCTCATGGCGGCGATCTACGCGTCAGCCGGCCTGGCCGTCGCGATCCTCGTCGGCATCATCGGCTATGTGCTGGTGAAGGGCGTGAGCGTGGTGAACTGGTCCTTCCTGACATCAGTGACTTCGCAACTGAAGGGCACCGTGGGGATCGCGGGCAACATCGTCAACACGCTCTACATCATCGTGATGACGATGATGATCGCGACGCCGATCGGACTTGGTGCGGCGGTTTATCTGAACGAGTATGCGAAGCCCGGAAAGCTGGTGACGGCGATTGAATTTGCGACAGAGACACTGGCAGGCATCCCCTCGATCATCTTCGGCCTTTTCGGAATGGTCTTTTTCGGTCAGACGCTGAAGCTGGGCTACAGCCTCTGGACCGGCGCGCTGACGCTGGTGCTGATGGTGCTGCCGCTGATCACGAGAAATACGCAGGAAGCGCTCCGCACTGTTCCGGATTCGTACCGCCAGGGTGCGATCGGGCTGGGCGCGGGCAAATGGCATCTGATTCATACGATTCTGATTCCGTCCGCGATGCCCGGTATTCTGACCGGTGTGATCCTCGCGATCGGGCGGATCGTCGGTGAGTCTGCGGCCCTGCTGTTCACGGCGGGCAGTGCGAAGCTGCTGCCCCACGGCATCACGAATCTCTTCACGAAGACGATGGAATCCGGCGGGACACTGACGATCGAGCTGTATCTGAGCATGTCGAAGGGCCAGTATAATATCGCCTTCGGCAGTGCGGTGGTGCTGCTCGTGATCGTGCTGGCGATCAATCTGCTGGCCCGGTATCTGACGAAGAAGTTTGATCTGTCACGGATGGCCTGA
- the pstC gene encoding phosphate ABC transporter permease subunit PstC, translating into MKNEQTAVRAEAGGTNGQASAAAAGCAADGGITIVAAHRAGSAKETVWKTVFTACAAAAILAVLCITMYMILKGLPGAIKVGIPNLLFGTEWQPTAANPKFGILNIILTSIVGTGLSVLIGVPIGILTAVFIVEVAPKRLANVVQPAVELLAAIPSVIYGLIGLMVLNPWMYGIEKKVYAGSTTHQFTGGANLLSAVIVLAIMILPTVINISTSSLRAVPSYLKSSSLALGATKMQTIFKVLIPAAKSGILSGVVLGIGRALGEAMAICLVSGNSVNIPLPFNSVRFLTTAIVSEMGYAEGLHREVLFSIGLVLFVFIMIINMVLTKLVKKETAEA; encoded by the coding sequence ATGAAGAATGAACAGACAGCAGTACGCGCTGAAGCGGGCGGAACGAACGGACAGGCGTCCGCAGCTGCGGCGGGGTGCGCAGCGGACGGCGGCATCACGATCGTAGCCGCCCATCGCGCCGGAAGCGCGAAGGAGACCGTTTGGAAGACGGTCTTCACGGCCTGTGCGGCCGCGGCGATCCTCGCCGTGCTCTGCATCACAATGTACATGATTCTGAAGGGGCTCCCGGGCGCGATCAAGGTTGGTATTCCGAACCTCCTGTTCGGAACCGAATGGCAGCCGACGGCGGCGAACCCGAAATTCGGGATTCTGAATATCATCCTGACGTCCATCGTCGGCACCGGTCTTTCGGTTCTGATCGGCGTTCCGATCGGGATTCTGACCGCGGTGTTCATTGTCGAGGTGGCGCCGAAGCGGCTGGCGAACGTCGTGCAGCCGGCCGTCGAGCTGCTCGCGGCGATTCCGTCGGTGATCTACGGACTGATCGGCCTGATGGTTCTCAACCCGTGGATGTACGGAATTGAGAAGAAGGTGTATGCCGGTTCCACAACACATCAGTTTACCGGAGGGGCAAATCTTCTTTCAGCCGTGATCGTGCTGGCCATTATGATTTTGCCCACCGTGATCAACATCAGCACCTCGTCTCTCAGGGCGGTTCCGTCCTACCTGAAGTCTTCCTCCCTCGCGCTGGGCGCGACGAAGATGCAGACGATCTTCAAGGTGCTGATCCCGGCGGCGAAGTCCGGCATCCTGAGCGGCGTCGTTCTCGGCATCGGCCGCGCGCTGGGCGAGGCGATGGCGATCTGTCTTGTATCCGGCAACTCGGTGAACATTCCGCTCCCGTTCAATTCCGTCCGCTTCCTGACCACTGCGATCGTCAGCGAGATGGGCTATGCGGAGGGGCTTCACAGAGAAGTGCTGTTTTCCATCGGACTCGTCCTGTTCGTCTTCATCATGATCATCAATATGGTGCTGACGAAGCTGGTAAAGAAAGAAACCGCGGAGGCGTGA
- a CDS encoding phosphate ABC transporter substrate-binding protein — protein sequence MTGITLAVAMTATMGCTAFAADSAAESFDENMSGKVAMAGSTSMEKLASALQEAFMEKYPNVTVTAEFTGSSAGIESLEAGSVDIGNASRALSDDEKKAGIVENVVAIDGIGVITDKDNKVKNVSADDLKKIYSGEITNWKDLGGDDEAIVVIGREAGSGTRSAFEELLELQDKCKYASELDSTGAVMAKVVATPGAIGYVSLDVIDDTVTALTIDDVAANEENILAGKYLLQRPFVMGTMGEISKQSKPVQAFFAYLKSDEGQKVIKSVGLIIPKDGAETASGAETAEASSDAASSAASAQ from the coding sequence ATGACAGGCATCACCCTTGCAGTTGCGATGACGGCCACGATGGGCTGCACGGCCTTTGCGGCGGATTCGGCGGCGGAGAGCTTCGATGAGAATATGAGCGGCAAGGTCGCCATGGCGGGCAGCACCTCGATGGAGAAGCTGGCCAGCGCGCTGCAGGAAGCGTTCATGGAGAAGTATCCGAATGTCACTGTCACGGCGGAATTCACGGGTTCTTCCGCGGGCATCGAGTCGCTGGAGGCCGGTTCCGTCGATATCGGAAATGCATCCCGCGCGCTGAGCGATGATGAGAAGAAGGCCGGCATCGTGGAGAACGTCGTCGCCATCGACGGCATCGGCGTGATCACGGACAAGGACAACAAGGTGAAGAACGTCTCCGCGGACGATCTGAAGAAGATCTATTCCGGCGAGATCACCAACTGGAAGGATCTGGGCGGCGACGACGAAGCGATCGTCGTGATCGGCAGAGAGGCCGGATCCGGCACGAGATCCGCGTTCGAGGAGCTGCTTGAGCTTCAGGACAAGTGCAAGTACGCCAGCGAGCTGGACTCCACCGGCGCTGTGATGGCGAAGGTGGTCGCGACGCCGGGCGCGATCGGCTATGTCTCTCTGGATGTCATCGACGATACGGTGACCGCGCTGACCATCGACGATGTCGCGGCGAACGAGGAGAACATTCTGGCCGGCAAGTACCTTCTTCAGAGACCGTTCGTCATGGGCACGATGGGCGAGATCAGCAAGCAGAGTAAGCCGGTGCAGGCATTCTTTGCCTACCTCAAGTCGGATGAAGGCCAGAAGGTCATCAAGTCAGTCGGCCTGATCATACCGAAGGACGGCGCGGAGACCGCTTCCGGCGCGGAGACGGCAGAGGCTTCCTCTGACGCCGCTTCTTCCGCGGCATCTGCGCAGTAA
- a CDS encoding DnaJ C-terminal domain-containing protein encodes MKMKQDYYEVLGVDRNADAKKLKSAYRKLAKKYHPDTNPGDKAAERKFKEVGEAYAVLSDPKKRKIYDQFGMAAFESGNPEAYANAAGQSGFSGFGQGGRASGFGGNGGQYQSFHFDGQDAEDLFNSIFGNAFGGRRSSSGGFGGFRGFGSSSAGGNMYGEYADGGFGGNGFGGFSNAGSGARRPEDLTMRASLSVSFRDAALGAEKVIQLDRGDGSRQSLKVKIPAGIDNGKSIRLKGKGRVGSDGSKGDLLIEIHIEPDAAFTRKGRDVYSTAEIPFTTAALGGQATVHTLYGDVVCRVPAGVQSGSKIRLHGRGIQRVNRPSERGDQYVTVRIGVPKNLTEREKSILREFERVHAGGAETNRYAS; translated from the coding sequence ATGAAGATGAAACAGGATTATTATGAAGTGCTTGGCGTGGACAGGAATGCCGACGCGAAAAAATTGAAATCCGCCTACCGGAAGCTTGCGAAGAAATACCATCCGGATACGAACCCGGGCGACAAGGCCGCCGAGCGGAAATTCAAGGAGGTAGGCGAGGCGTACGCCGTGCTTTCGGATCCGAAGAAGAGAAAGATATATGATCAGTTCGGCATGGCGGCCTTCGAGAGCGGAAATCCGGAGGCGTACGCGAACGCCGCGGGCCAGAGCGGCTTCAGCGGGTTTGGTCAGGGAGGCCGTGCGTCGGGCTTCGGAGGGAACGGCGGCCAGTACCAGTCCTTCCATTTCGACGGTCAGGACGCGGAGGACCTCTTCAACAGCATTTTCGGAAATGCATTCGGAGGCAGGCGGTCCTCGTCGGGCGGCTTTGGCGGGTTCCGCGGATTCGGCAGCTCTTCCGCGGGCGGCAATATGTACGGAGAGTATGCGGACGGCGGTTTCGGCGGCAATGGCTTCGGCGGCTTCAGCAATGCGGGCAGCGGCGCGCGGCGGCCGGAGGATCTGACGATGCGGGCGTCGCTCTCCGTCAGCTTCCGGGACGCGGCGCTGGGCGCCGAGAAAGTGATCCAGCTTGACCGCGGCGACGGGAGCAGACAGTCGCTGAAGGTGAAAATTCCGGCTGGCATCGACAACGGCAAGAGTATCCGGCTGAAAGGGAAAGGACGTGTCGGCTCCGACGGATCGAAGGGCGACCTTCTGATTGAAATTCATATCGAGCCGGACGCGGCCTTCACGCGCAAGGGAAGAGATGTCTATTCGACGGCGGAGATTCCGTTCACGACCGCGGCGCTGGGCGGTCAGGCCACCGTGCATACGCTGTACGGCGACGTCGTCTGCCGGGTGCCGGCCGGCGTCCAGTCGGGCAGCAAGATCCGTCTGCACGGCCGCGGAATCCAGAGAGTCAACCGGCCGTCGGAGAGAGGCGATCAGTATGTGACGGTCCGGATCGGAGTGCCGAAAAATCTGACGGAGAGAGAGAAGAGTATTCTGCGGGAGTTCGAGCGGGTGCATGCCGGCGGCGCGGAGACGAACCGGTACGCGTCGTAA
- a CDS encoding YARHG domain-containing protein, translated as MITERQKNKTIFASHSLHAAGRAAALGLSSVLLMTACPLTARADEDVAYEQRVLFYDYAAYTLLPTYGYASHENSSRTITGAEAWRTDNPTRCWDTRTGLVSALCLDMNQDGIPEMLVTRMAKDSSEAEDPAPNAMYATVYTVDDSWSKVIEKDTRELFTDNNASFTHATGSVLTLNGREYLVVEQIRNSYFGDNASAVYDFYSYDGSKLRKYFTVGKTDGGSSGIAYKLVTWNRDGSSDRTLLWADPDYLGENGGRPVNDEDIGGAIESGFAMLDLDPAARVEYENADWTLFGDEADAFLTYYETEDVKSVFLYDASGAGDSTARDMVIQLNDSTALAGHIAKRGIDVNQYLNGAVPEATPDSAADRTMSDRDFIFPDSADRRLTKDDIAGKSWDELRRGINEIYARDGYSFHTPEIRSFFEQFGWYEALFSDQNEVYDNMTETEQRNVDFLNQYVKARNSGSSADLPEDYDDDISEADVVG; from the coding sequence ATGATAACTGAAAGACAAAAAAACAAGACTATATTTGCGTCTCATTCGCTGCATGCGGCGGGACGTGCCGCGGCGCTGGGACTGAGCTCAGTCCTCCTGATGACAGCCTGCCCGCTGACCGCGCGGGCCGATGAAGACGTTGCCTATGAACAACGGGTTCTGTTCTATGACTACGCCGCCTATACGCTGCTTCCGACATACGGGTATGCATCTCACGAGAACAGCAGCCGGACCATCACCGGCGCAGAAGCCTGGCGAACGGACAATCCGACCCGCTGCTGGGACACACGGACGGGGCTTGTCAGCGCGCTCTGCCTCGACATGAATCAGGACGGCATCCCGGAGATGCTGGTCACACGGATGGCGAAGGATTCCTCGGAAGCCGAAGATCCCGCCCCGAATGCGATGTACGCGACGGTCTACACCGTGGATGACAGCTGGTCAAAGGTCATCGAAAAAGACACCCGGGAACTTTTCACCGACAACAACGCGTCCTTCACCCACGCGACCGGATCCGTTCTCACGCTGAACGGGCGCGAGTATCTGGTCGTGGAGCAGATCCGCAACTCCTACTTCGGCGATAACGCCTCGGCGGTCTATGACTTCTACAGCTATGACGGCTCGAAGCTCCGGAAGTATTTCACCGTCGGAAAGACAGACGGCGGAAGCAGCGGCATCGCCTACAAGCTCGTCACATGGAACCGTGACGGCTCTTCGGACCGCACGCTGCTCTGGGCGGATCCCGACTACCTCGGCGAAAACGGCGGCCGGCCGGTCAATGACGAGGATATCGGCGGCGCCATCGAATCTGGCTTCGCGATGCTGGATCTGGATCCGGCAGCCCGGGTGGAATACGAAAACGCCGACTGGACGCTCTTCGGAGACGAGGCCGACGCGTTCCTCACTTATTACGAAACAGAAGACGTGAAATCGGTGTTTCTCTATGACGCCAGCGGAGCCGGTGACAGCACGGCACGGGACATGGTCATTCAGTTGAACGACTCCACCGCTCTTGCCGGTCATATCGCGAAACGCGGCATCGACGTGAATCAGTATCTGAACGGCGCGGTGCCGGAGGCGACGCCCGACAGCGCAGCGGACCGCACGATGTCCGACCGTGATTTCATCTTCCCGGACAGCGCGGACCGGCGTCTGACAAAGGACGACATCGCCGGCAAGTCATGGGACGAGCTGCGCCGCGGCATCAATGAGATCTACGCACGGGACGGCTACAGTTTCCATACGCCGGAGATCCGTTCCTTCTTCGAACAGTTCGGCTGGTATGAGGCGCTCTTCAGCGATCAGAACGAGGTCTACGACAATATGACCGAAACGGAGCAGCGCAACGTCGATTTCCTCAATCAGTATGTGAAGGCCCGGAATTCCGGGAGCAGCGCGGATCTTCCGGAGGATTATGATGACGACATCAGCGAGGCGGACGTAGTCGGATAA
- a CDS encoding metallophosphoesterase family protein, with the protein MKILVVADEPEKALWDYFDRERVNGVELIISCGDLSAAYLEFLETMINRPLLYVRGNHDTQYDYRAPQGCIDIDDRVYDYRGLRILGLGGSMCYNFSKDQYTEEEMAKRIRKLQKRITLMNGFDVLVAHAPAAGYGDLPDRPHQGFACFNDLMNRWHPKYMLHGHVHKCYGSEFRREREHPSGTKIINSYGSYMLEIRDDEHPAKGRTGSALYDLYISLTAGIGSA; encoded by the coding sequence ATGAAAATACTGGTGGTGGCGGATGAGCCGGAGAAGGCGCTCTGGGATTATTTTGACAGGGAGCGGGTGAACGGAGTGGAGCTGATCATCTCCTGCGGAGATCTCAGCGCGGCTTATCTGGAGTTTCTGGAGACCATGATCAACCGGCCGCTTCTCTACGTCCGGGGGAATCATGACACGCAGTATGATTACCGGGCGCCGCAGGGCTGCATCGATATCGACGACCGGGTGTATGATTACCGGGGCCTGCGGATCCTCGGACTTGGCGGAAGCATGTGCTACAACTTCAGCAAGGATCAGTACACCGAAGAAGAGATGGCAAAGCGGATCCGGAAGCTGCAGAAACGGATCACACTGATGAACGGTTTTGATGTGCTGGTGGCACATGCGCCGGCCGCGGGCTACGGCGATCTTCCGGACCGGCCGCATCAGGGGTTTGCGTGCTTCAATGACCTGATGAACCGGTGGCATCCGAAGTATATGCTGCATGGACATGTGCACAAGTGTTACGGAAGCGAGTTCCGGAGAGAGAGGGAGCATCCGTCCGGCACGAAGATCATCAACAGCTACGGATCCTATATGCTGGAGATCCGCGACGATGAGCATCCTGCGAAAGGGAGGACGGGCTCGGCGCTGTACGACCTCTACATCTCGCTGACTGCGGGAATCGGCTCGGCCTGA
- a CDS encoding BMP family ABC transporter substrate-binding protein gives MLDDYLKAKRIGERQVHRAVAQGQYPYPPALDDLVEAGLSEYPVGLAEVPLEMVAGTRTAGRQNAFSNGFMPILSANSEFAVKWSNLYDAQMTEGIRDPIKAYEYMRRFYVQEGNKRVSVMKYLHMPLIMADVTRVLPKRSDEKDVKIYYEFLDFYNVCPLYEIGFTEEGSYAKLAELLGQDLVHQWREDAVQTLRSAYTYFDQVFQSKSGGKLKITAADAFLVYLTIYRIDDLLNSSRSEIAIQMDRIWNELLVENQQDDKKITLVDRPQAIAGIEQAAPAAASPTGLLSMLRGQTVYSERHPLRIAFIYDKSPEKSAWIYGHELGRNQLEQTYPGVVETIRYDDVVTDASFARVIDAACADENDLIITTSPAQMTQTLKAAIDHPDVKFMNCSINLSHNAVRTYYGRMYEAKFLMGSLAASLADNHRIGYRADYPIYGTIANINAFAIGAALVDPRAKLYLSWDSKKDSNWREAFYRNGVSVFSGPDLIRPEAASREYGIYKYDEGGRIRNLAVPVWNWGRYYELIIRTILNGTWEAKNLARKDQALNYWWGMDAGVIDVIFSEKLSYYSRKLMRTLKGAVIAGTLNPFDGELRSQQGVIKTADAPRLTNEEIITMDWLNDNVIGAIPTMEELRDTARITVSVSGVQAVEAEQKEQTVPGGERAGSESETR, from the coding sequence ATGTTGGACGATTATCTGAAGGCGAAGCGGATCGGGGAAAGGCAGGTTCATCGCGCGGTGGCGCAGGGGCAGTACCCGTATCCGCCGGCGCTGGATGATCTGGTGGAGGCAGGACTGTCGGAATATCCGGTGGGACTCGCGGAGGTACCGCTGGAGATGGTGGCGGGAACCCGGACGGCGGGGCGGCAGAATGCTTTTTCAAACGGATTTATGCCGATTCTGTCAGCCAACTCGGAGTTTGCCGTCAAGTGGAGCAACCTGTACGACGCGCAGATGACAGAAGGGATCCGCGACCCGATCAAGGCCTATGAATACATGCGCCGGTTCTACGTTCAGGAAGGAAACAAGCGCGTCTCGGTGATGAAATATCTTCATATGCCGCTGATTATGGCGGATGTGACCCGCGTGCTTCCGAAACGGTCGGACGAGAAGGACGTGAAGATTTATTACGAGTTCCTCGACTTCTACAATGTCTGTCCTCTGTATGAGATCGGTTTCACGGAGGAGGGGAGCTACGCGAAGCTGGCGGAACTGCTGGGGCAGGACCTTGTTCATCAATGGCGGGAGGACGCGGTGCAGACGCTGCGCTCTGCCTATACGTACTTTGATCAGGTTTTCCAGAGCAAATCGGGCGGCAAGCTGAAGATCACGGCCGCCGACGCGTTTCTGGTCTATCTCACGATCTACCGGATCGATGACCTGCTGAACTCTTCCAGGAGCGAGATTGCCATCCAGATGGACCGGATCTGGAATGAGCTTCTCGTGGAGAATCAGCAGGATGACAAGAAGATCACGCTGGTGGACCGTCCTCAGGCGATCGCCGGGATTGAGCAGGCGGCGCCGGCCGCCGCTTCGCCGACCGGACTTCTCTCGATGCTGCGGGGGCAGACGGTGTACTCCGAACGCCATCCGCTGCGGATTGCCTTTATCTACGACAAGTCGCCGGAGAAATCTGCATGGATCTACGGGCATGAGCTGGGACGAAATCAGCTGGAGCAGACGTACCCGGGCGTCGTCGAGACAATCCGCTACGACGACGTGGTGACGGACGCGTCATTTGCGAGGGTGATTGACGCGGCCTGCGCGGACGAAAACGACCTGATCATCACGACCTCGCCCGCTCAGATGACCCAGACGCTGAAGGCGGCGATCGACCATCCTGACGTGAAATTCATGAACTGCTCGATCAATCTTTCGCATAACGCGGTGCGCACGTATTACGGGAGGATGTACGAGGCCAAGTTTCTGATGGGGTCGCTGGCGGCCTCACTGGCGGACAACCACCGGATCGGCTACCGGGCGGATTACCCGATCTACGGAACGATCGCGAACATCAACGCCTTCGCGATCGGCGCGGCGCTGGTGGATCCGCGCGCGAAACTCTATCTGTCCTGGGACTCGAAGAAGGATTCCAACTGGCGGGAGGCCTTTTACCGGAACGGCGTCAGCGTATTCTCGGGACCGGATCTGATCCGGCCGGAGGCGGCGTCGCGGGAGTACGGCATCTACAAATACGACGAAGGCGGCCGGATCCGCAACCTCGCCGTGCCGGTCTGGAACTGGGGCCGCTACTATGAGCTGATCATCCGCACGATTCTAAACGGCACATGGGAGGCGAAGAATCTCGCGAGAAAGGATCAGGCTCTCAACTACTGGTGGGGAATGGACGCCGGCGTGATCGACGTCATCTTCTCGGAGAAGTTGAGCTACTATTCCCGCAAGCTGATGCGGACGCTGAAGGGTGCGGTGATCGCGGGCACGCTCAATCCTTTCGACGGCGAGCTCCGGAGTCAGCAGGGCGTCATCAAGACGGCGGACGCGCCCCGGCTCACCAATGAGGAGATCATCACGATGGACTGGCTGAATGACAATGTGATCGGGGCGATTCCCACGATGGAAGAACTCCGGGACACGGCCCGTATCACAGTCTCCGTGAGCGGCGTGCAGGCGGTGGAAGCGGAGCAGAAGGAACAGACGGTGCCCGGCGGAGAACGGGCAGGGAGCGAATCGGAGACACGATGA